In the Hordeum vulgare subsp. vulgare chromosome 7H, MorexV3_pseudomolecules_assembly, whole genome shotgun sequence genome, one interval contains:
- the LOC123412507 gene encoding uncharacterized protein LOC123412507, with product MAMAKIILLLVVLVPIRMAAARRDCPKVPLLGAVAACQKACGTKLMHDLCISMMRQGGADMSPSHMERATVYAILAAHSAGNSFDDTKLAASNQLSQNSSLSTTLRNAYEGCMNDYAPADSSIDHIADEALPSCRFKGLADEYTRVITSVEKCRVRLLSPTLVKTPLYPMVLADRNKAVLANLLGKLLGI from the coding sequence ATGGCTATGGCGAAGATCattctcctcctcgtcgtcctagTGCCCATTCGCATGGCAGCCGCTCGGAGGGATTGCCCCAAGGTGCCGTTACTGGGCGCTGTGGCGGCCTGCCAGAAGGCGTGCGGCACGAAGCTCATGCACGACCTCTGCATCAGCATGATGCGCCAAGGCGGTGCCGACATGTCCCCATCGCACATGGAAAGGGCCACCGTATACGCGATCCTCGCGGCGCACTCCGCCGGGAATTCGTTCGACGACACGAAGCTCGCCGCGAGCAACCAGCTCAGCCAGAACTCGTCGCTCTCCACCACGCTGAGGAATGCCTACGAGGGGTGCATGAACGACTACGCACCGGCGGACAGCTCCATCGACCACATCGCCGACGAGGCGCTCCCCAGCTGCCGCTTCAAGGGCCTCGCCGACGAGTACACGCGTGTGATAACTAGTGTGGAGAAGTGTAGGGTCCGGCTGTTGTCGCCGACTCTGGTCAAGACGCCACTGTACCCCATGGTGTTGGCCGACCGGAACAAAGCAGTGCTAGCGAACTTGCTTGGTAAACTGTTAGGCATATGA